In Paenibacillus guangzhouensis, a single window of DNA contains:
- a CDS encoding glycoside hydrolase family 35 protein → MLTMDGRQFLFNGKPIRILSGALHYYRIVPAYWQDRLLKLKACGFNTVETYVPWNLHEPEEGQFNFEGIADLERFIKIAGELGLHVIVRPSPYICAEWEFGGLPAWLLKEDSMRLRCSYQPFLNKIDAYYDVLLPKLVPLLNTNGGPIMAMQIENEYGSYGNDKNYLKYLKQAMVERGIDVLLFTSDGYTDSNLQGGTLLPEVLATINFGSRPDEAFGKLTEYQPDKPIVCMEFWNGWFDHWGKPHHVRDSKDVAEVLDNMLAMGASVNFYMFHGGTNFGFYNGANDLGKYEPTVTSYDYDVLLNESGDLTDKYWAVQSVLSKYTEVEDIVLPSPRPKKHYGEVSLTEHACLFDSLASLSTPIHSVCPEPMERLGQNYGFILYTTSIPGPISQAKLAIQQVRDRALVFLDGVYQGVIERNTHDIRPDVTDNDIVLDIPQEGATLSILIENQGRINYGYGMKDPKGITEGVRLGTQFLYHWTIHTLPLDDLGALKYTDVQSQERCTPTFYRGTFQIDEASDTFLKLSGWKKGVAYINGFNLGRYWEIGPQQTLYVPAPLLREGENELVLFELHGTENRVATLQDHAELG, encoded by the coding sequence ATGCTTACAATGGATGGCCGGCAATTTTTATTTAACGGGAAGCCTATTCGAATCTTATCTGGAGCTTTGCATTATTATCGAATCGTGCCGGCATATTGGCAAGATCGACTTCTTAAATTAAAGGCTTGCGGGTTTAATACGGTGGAAACGTATGTGCCATGGAATTTGCATGAGCCGGAGGAAGGTCAATTTAACTTTGAAGGGATTGCAGATCTCGAACGATTTATTAAGATAGCGGGAGAACTTGGTCTTCATGTCATTGTACGACCGAGTCCGTACATTTGCGCAGAGTGGGAGTTCGGCGGGCTGCCGGCGTGGCTGCTGAAGGAAGACAGCATGCGGCTTCGCTGTTCTTATCAGCCTTTCTTGAACAAAATTGACGCTTATTATGACGTGCTACTGCCTAAGTTGGTTCCGCTTCTTAACACGAATGGTGGACCGATTATGGCAATGCAAATCGAAAATGAATATGGAAGTTATGGCAACGACAAGAACTATTTGAAGTATTTGAAGCAGGCGATGGTGGAGCGGGGAATTGATGTTCTACTGTTCACCTCTGATGGATACACGGACAGCAATTTGCAAGGCGGCACGCTCCTGCCGGAGGTTTTGGCTACCATCAACTTCGGATCTCGGCCGGATGAGGCGTTCGGTAAGCTGACGGAGTATCAACCGGACAAGCCGATCGTCTGTATGGAATTTTGGAACGGATGGTTTGACCATTGGGGCAAACCGCACCACGTTCGGGACAGCAAAGATGTTGCTGAGGTGCTGGACAATATGCTCGCCATGGGCGCATCGGTTAATTTTTATATGTTCCATGGGGGAACGAATTTTGGATTCTATAACGGCGCGAACGATTTAGGTAAATATGAACCGACAGTAACCAGCTACGATTATGACGTACTGTTGAATGAATCCGGTGATTTAACGGACAAATATTGGGCGGTTCAGAGCGTGCTCTCGAAATATACGGAAGTTGAAGATATCGTATTGCCGTCCCCGCGGCCGAAGAAACATTACGGCGAAGTTTCATTAACCGAGCATGCGTGCTTATTCGACTCGCTCGCTTCATTGTCGACGCCGATTCACAGCGTATGCCCTGAGCCGATGGAACGGCTTGGTCAGAATTATGGGTTTATTCTGTATACAACTTCGATCCCGGGGCCAATATCCCAGGCCAAACTAGCGATACAACAGGTACGGGATCGCGCACTTGTATTCCTTGACGGTGTGTATCAAGGCGTTATCGAACGCAATACGCATGATATTAGACCGGACGTAACGGACAACGATATTGTACTGGACATTCCGCAAGAGGGAGCGACCTTAAGTATTTTGATCGAAAATCAAGGCCGGATCAATTATGGCTACGGGATGAAAGATCCGAAAGGAATTACCGAAGGCGTCCGTCTGGGGACGCAGTTCCTCTATCATTGGACGATCCATACGCTTCCGCTCGATGACTTAGGTGCTCTGAAATATACGGATGTACAATCGCAGGAACGTTGTACTCCGACGTTTTATCGAGGAACGTTTCAAATTGATGAAGCAAGCGATACGTTTCTGAAGCTTTCCGGCTGGAAGAAAGGCGTCGCATATATCAATGGGTTTAATCTTGGACGCTACTGGGAAATCGGTCCCCAGCAAACGTTGTACGTACCGGCTCCGCTGCTTCGCGAAGGGGAAAATGAGCTGGTATTATTCGAACTGCATGGGACGGAGAATAGGGTCGCAACGCTTCAGGATCATGCCGAGTTGGGTTAA
- a CDS encoding aldo/keto reductase, whose translation MMEYTIFGKTGMRVSKLGLGGAPLAGDFGKTDAGEVQRMIHEALDAGINFIDTAPKYGLGESERRIGKALVGRRDQVVLTTKAIRSDLVYDYNSTIQSVEDSLQRLQTDWIDLLQIHDVETQPYDLVVNETLPALEKLRQDGKIRYIGVSTRVLPLMMRYMKTERFDAIQFYARYMLADHTAKDEILPLAKEMGLGVINGSVLGMGILADSPAPFLEQEILDRAKERLEKLSFLRKTEPKGLIEPGMRFSLSQPDIHVTLTGADTTAVLRTNLSFCDGQGLDPEDQRKVYQLFRGQALF comes from the coding sequence ATGATGGAATATACGATTTTTGGCAAAACAGGGATGAGGGTATCCAAGCTTGGCTTAGGTGGGGCGCCGCTTGCAGGAGATTTCGGCAAGACGGATGCAGGCGAGGTGCAGCGAATGATTCACGAGGCGCTCGATGCCGGGATCAACTTCATCGACACGGCTCCGAAGTATGGGCTCGGAGAATCGGAGCGCCGAATCGGCAAGGCGCTTGTTGGACGCAGAGATCAGGTTGTGCTGACGACCAAAGCGATCCGGTCGGACTTGGTCTACGATTACAACAGTACGATTCAGTCGGTAGAAGACAGCTTACAACGGTTGCAGACGGACTGGATCGATCTTCTGCAAATTCACGACGTAGAGACGCAGCCTTATGATCTTGTCGTCAACGAGACCTTACCTGCGCTGGAGAAGCTTCGGCAGGATGGGAAGATCCGTTATATTGGCGTGAGTACGCGGGTTTTGCCATTGATGATGAGATATATGAAGACCGAACGCTTTGATGCGATTCAATTCTATGCACGCTATATGCTGGCTGATCATACGGCCAAAGATGAAATCTTGCCGCTTGCGAAGGAGATGGGGCTTGGCGTCATCAATGGCAGCGTGCTCGGCATGGGGATTCTGGCAGATTCTCCTGCTCCATTTCTGGAGCAGGAGATACTGGACAGAGCCAAAGAACGTCTGGAGAAGTTAAGCTTCCTTCGCAAAACGGAGCCGAAAGGATTAATTGAACCGGGCATGCGTTTCAGCTTAAGTCAACCGGATATCCATGTGACGCTGACGGGAGCGGATACCACCGCCGTCTTACGTACGAACCTGTCCTTCTGTGACGGACAAGGGCTAGATCCGGAAGATCAGCGCAAGGTGTATCAACTGTTTCGAGGGCAAGCGTTATTTTAG